The Streptomyces sp. SS1-1 genome has a segment encoding these proteins:
- a CDS encoding type III effector protein, with protein MPTSDERSAHRTPASVLAAETALRAMTEAVRAARTAPAGDAGDTPPAPEQALAVLMLLRDVRDQLAQWEPNLIEAARAAGASWADLAGPLGVASRQAAERRYLRGRPGGDGGTREQRVKATRDRRAADRKVTAWARSNAGELRSLAGQIAALPDLPEAALAPLRRLAHALADDDAALLLAPLTDTEPHLRAQHPRLATRIDDLTSHADRLRQDSDADRGARP; from the coding sequence GTGCCGACGTCCGACGAGCGATCCGCCCACCGCACCCCGGCGTCCGTCCTGGCGGCGGAGACGGCACTGCGCGCCATGACGGAGGCGGTGCGTGCCGCGCGGACCGCCCCGGCGGGCGACGCGGGCGACACCCCACCCGCGCCCGAGCAGGCGCTGGCCGTCCTGATGCTGCTGCGCGACGTACGGGACCAGCTCGCGCAGTGGGAGCCGAACCTGATCGAGGCGGCCCGCGCGGCCGGCGCCAGCTGGGCGGACCTCGCCGGCCCGCTCGGCGTCGCGAGCCGCCAGGCCGCCGAGCGGCGCTATCTGCGGGGACGGCCCGGCGGTGACGGCGGCACCCGTGAGCAGCGCGTCAAGGCCACGCGCGACCGGCGCGCCGCCGACCGCAAGGTGACCGCGTGGGCCCGGAGCAACGCCGGGGAGCTGCGCAGCCTCGCCGGTCAGATCGCCGCGCTGCCCGATCTGCCGGAGGCCGCCCTCGCCCCGCTGCGGCGGCTCGCGCACGCGCTGGCCGACGACGACGCCGCACTGCTGCTGGCCCCCCTGACGGACACCGAGCCGCATCTGCGCGCTCAGCACCCCCGGCTCGCCACCCGGATCGACGACCTCACCAGCCACGCCGACCGGCTGCGGCAGGACAGCGACGCGGACCGCGGGGCCCGGCCCTGA
- the proP gene encoding glycine betaine/L-proline transporter ProP, with product MAVSDSDLVEADTDPGAVRRHRTLFRAVKRRRNPPLRRTDITVTDEAAVKRAVKAASLGNAMEWFDFGIYSYLAVTLGHVFFPSGNATVQLLSSFATFAVSFLVRPIGGMVFGPMGDKIGRKKVLALTMILMAIGTFAIGLIPSYATIGFWAPVLLIFFRLVQGFSTGGEYGGASTFIAEYAPDKRRGFYGSFLELGTLAGYVGAAGLVTVLTSALGSGGMESWGWRVPFLVAGPIGLVGLYLRLKLDETPAFQKLEDESMHRASEAASSVETTATGDLKKIFRQYWPALILCICLVGAYNITDYMLLSYMPTYLSDEMGYSETHGLLILIATMVILMLVINQVGSLSDRVGRKPLLMAGMLGFLVLSLPSFLLVRQGSLVAVSAGMLMLGLSLVCLLGTMSATLPALFPTQVRYGSLSVGYNLSASLFGGTTPLVITALISATGSDLMPAYYAMAAALVGVIAVAFTKETARQPLAGSPPSVATAQEAAEMVESQAPAPRF from the coding sequence ATGGCGGTCAGCGACTCGGACCTGGTCGAGGCCGATACCGATCCGGGGGCCGTCCGGCGTCATCGCACGCTCTTCAGGGCGGTGAAGCGGCGCCGGAACCCTCCGCTGCGGCGTACGGACATCACGGTCACCGACGAGGCGGCGGTGAAGCGGGCGGTCAAGGCCGCCTCCCTCGGCAACGCCATGGAGTGGTTCGACTTCGGGATCTACAGCTATCTCGCGGTCACGCTCGGGCATGTCTTCTTCCCGTCCGGCAACGCGACCGTGCAGCTGCTGTCGTCGTTCGCGACCTTCGCGGTGTCGTTCCTGGTGCGCCCCATCGGCGGCATGGTGTTCGGTCCGATGGGCGACAAGATCGGACGCAAGAAGGTCCTCGCGCTGACGATGATCCTCATGGCGATCGGCACCTTCGCGATCGGCCTGATCCCGTCGTACGCCACGATCGGCTTCTGGGCGCCGGTGCTGCTGATCTTCTTCCGGCTGGTGCAGGGCTTCTCGACCGGCGGTGAGTACGGCGGCGCGTCGACCTTCATCGCGGAGTACGCGCCCGACAAGCGGCGTGGCTTCTACGGCAGCTTCCTGGAGCTGGGGACGCTCGCCGGGTACGTCGGCGCCGCCGGCCTGGTGACGGTCCTGACGTCGGCGCTGGGCAGCGGCGGCATGGAGTCCTGGGGCTGGCGGGTGCCGTTCCTGGTGGCCGGGCCCATCGGGCTGGTCGGTCTCTATCTGCGGCTGAAGCTGGACGAGACGCCCGCCTTCCAGAAGCTGGAGGACGAGTCCATGCACCGGGCCTCCGAGGCCGCCTCCAGCGTGGAGACGACGGCTACCGGAGACCTGAAGAAGATCTTCCGGCAGTACTGGCCGGCGCTGATCCTGTGCATCTGCCTCGTCGGTGCCTACAACATCACCGACTACATGCTCCTGTCGTACATGCCGACCTACCTGTCCGACGAGATGGGCTACTCGGAGACGCACGGGCTGCTGATCCTGATCGCGACCATGGTGATCCTGATGCTGGTGATCAACCAGGTGGGCAGCCTCAGTGACCGGGTGGGCCGCAAGCCGCTGCTCATGGCGGGGATGCTCGGCTTCCTGGTGCTGTCCCTGCCATCGTTCCTGCTGGTCAGGCAGGGCAGCCTGGTCGCCGTGTCGGCGGGCATGCTGATGCTGGGCCTGTCGCTGGTGTGCCTGCTGGGCACGATGTCGGCGACCCTGCCCGCGCTGTTCCCGACCCAGGTCCGCTACGGCTCCCTGTCCGTCGGCTACAACCTGTCCGCCTCGCTGTTCGGCGGTACGACGCCGCTGGTCATCACCGCCCTGATCTCGGCGACCGGGAGCGACCTGATGCCCGCCTACTACGCCATGGCGGCGGCGCTGGTCGGTGTGATCGCCGTGGCCTTCACGAAGGAGACGGCACGGCAGCCGCTCGCGGGCTCCCCTCCGTCGGTCGCGACGGCACAGGAGGCCGCGGAGATGGTGGAGAGCCAGGCCCCGGCCCCCCGGTTCTGA
- the ykgO gene encoding type B 50S ribosomal protein L36 codes for MKVRNSLRSLKARPGAQVVRRRGVTYVINKKDPRFKARQG; via the coding sequence ATGAAGGTACGCAACTCACTGCGCTCGCTGAAGGCCAGGCCCGGCGCCCAGGTGGTGCGCCGCCGCGGCGTGACGTACGTGATCAACAAGAAGGACCCGCGCTTCAAGGCCCGTCAGGGCTGA
- a CDS encoding type B 50S ribosomal protein L31, with product MRPGIHPDSRPVVFRDRASGHAFLTRSTLDSARTIEWEDGQTYPLVDVETSSASHPFYTGTSRVMDTAGRVERFERRYGRTAAAR from the coding sequence ATGAGGCCCGGCATCCATCCCGACTCCCGTCCCGTCGTCTTCCGCGACCGCGCGTCGGGGCACGCCTTCCTCACCCGTTCCACCCTCGACTCCGCACGGACGATCGAGTGGGAGGACGGCCAGACCTACCCGCTGGTGGACGTCGAGACCTCCTCGGCGAGCCACCCGTTCTACACCGGCACCTCGCGCGTCATGGACACCGCCGGACGCGTCGAGCGCTTCGAGCGGCGCTACGGCCGTACCGCAGCCGCCCGCTGA
- the rpmG gene encoding 50S ribosomal protein L33 translates to MARSTARPVVKLRSTAGTGVTYVTRKNRLNDPDRLVLRKYDPVAGAHVEFREER, encoded by the coding sequence ATGGCACGCAGCACCGCACGTCCCGTCGTGAAGCTGAGGTCGACGGCCGGCACCGGCGTCACGTACGTCACCCGCAAGAACCGTCTCAACGACCCCGACCGGCTGGTCCTGCGCAAGTACGACCCGGTCGCCGGCGCGCACGTCGAGTTCCGCGAGGAACGCTGA
- a CDS encoding DUF5133 domain-containing protein, whose protein sequence is MILPSEKELRAALARFAEVRFAHDVHPTAPSGRALEDATYTLCVMVGARTVAEALVAADALLQRFGADRKAAAAHEDKTLAA, encoded by the coding sequence ATGATCCTGCCGTCCGAGAAGGAACTGCGTGCCGCGCTGGCCCGCTTCGCCGAAGTGCGCTTCGCGCACGACGTGCACCCCACAGCCCCCAGCGGCCGCGCCCTCGAGGACGCCACGTACACGCTCTGCGTCATGGTCGGGGCCCGTACGGTCGCCGAGGCGCTGGTGGCGGCGGACGCGCTCCTCCAGCGGTTCGGCGCCGACCGCAAGGCCGCGGCGGCCCATGAGGACAAGACGCTGGCGGCCTGA
- a CDS encoding PP2C family protein-serine/threonine phosphatase, translating to MANQDAVLSRLMARSRRVTAAEIPALIDEAGRRLGLSTTQVYLADLQQNRLVPMPHPDPAAVTAFEIEGSMAGLAYRTQLVQRSRDACTAWVPMFDGMERVGVLRVTAPRLDAGLLESSEALAGLATLLVRSKSAHDELLVTQTRTRTMTTQAELLWAFVPPRTIGTEHVTSTAILEPAYDAGGDAFDHSLGDGLLHLALLDAMGHDLASGGASAVALGACRATRRAGGSLSDIATTIDATLSEWIPDRLLTAVIAQLDISTGQFTWINCGHPPPLLIRENHVVPQALEFPAHLPLGLGLGPAAAPAEHHVRLQPGDRVVLYSDGVTEARTSDGSLFGEQRLTDTVIRSMASGNNPAETLRRLIRNLHENHRLHDDATIMLVRWHPD from the coding sequence GTGGCGAACCAGGATGCCGTCCTGTCCCGCCTCATGGCGCGTTCCCGCCGCGTCACCGCGGCGGAGATCCCCGCGCTGATCGACGAGGCCGGCCGGCGGCTGGGGCTCTCGACCACCCAGGTGTACCTGGCCGACCTGCAGCAGAACCGGCTGGTCCCGATGCCGCACCCCGACCCCGCCGCGGTCACCGCCTTCGAGATCGAGGGCTCGATGGCCGGTCTCGCCTACCGGACCCAGCTGGTGCAGCGCTCCCGCGACGCGTGCACCGCCTGGGTGCCGATGTTCGACGGCATGGAGCGGGTGGGCGTCCTGCGGGTCACCGCCCCCCGCCTCGACGCCGGCCTGCTGGAGTCGTCCGAGGCGCTGGCGGGCCTGGCGACGCTGCTCGTGAGGTCGAAGTCGGCGCACGACGAACTGCTCGTCACACAGACCCGCACCCGGACCATGACCACCCAGGCCGAGCTGCTGTGGGCGTTCGTGCCCCCACGCACCATCGGTACCGAACACGTCACGTCCACCGCCATCCTCGAACCGGCCTACGACGCCGGCGGCGACGCCTTCGACCACAGCCTCGGCGACGGGCTGCTGCACCTCGCCCTGCTGGACGCCATGGGGCACGACCTGGCCTCCGGCGGCGCCAGCGCGGTCGCCCTGGGCGCGTGCCGTGCCACCCGCCGCGCCGGGGGGAGCCTCTCCGACATCGCCACCACCATCGACGCGACCCTCAGCGAGTGGATCCCCGACCGGCTGCTCACCGCCGTCATCGCGCAACTGGACATCAGCACGGGACAGTTCACCTGGATCAACTGCGGGCACCCGCCCCCGCTGCTGATCCGCGAGAACCATGTCGTGCCGCAGGCCCTGGAGTTCCCCGCGCATCTCCCCCTCGGGCTGGGCCTCGGCCCGGCGGCGGCACCGGCCGAACACCACGTCCGGCTCCAGCCCGGTGACCGTGTGGTGCTCTACAGCGACGGTGTGACCGAGGCCCGCACGAGCGACGGCTCGCTCTTCGGCGAACAGCGGCTGACCGACACCGTCATCCGGTCCATGGCGTCCGGCAACAACCCCGCGGAGACCCTGCGCCGGCTCATCCGCAACCTGCACGAGAACCACCGGCTGCACGACGACGCCACGATCATGCTGGTGCGCTGGCACCCGGACTGA
- a CDS encoding PucR family transcriptional regulator, with product MRAYLKGYAEILADVSATGRRMTRDEIESRRALGEQAADHGHTLRTLVRAHLRATREGWPPPPRHPDSLLAAVEQAVDAFAEGYERAQRLAVRQEEAARREFIDDLLYGRSDLGRLAERAERFGLVLSRAHAVAVAEGPDAYDDTDPVTRRVESALITRFGDRNILLTTKNGQLVCIAPGDDRDVLLHFAKQAHAATDGSRVAIGRPRTGAGGVVHSYEEALNSLQLAERLGLDDPVVHAADLLVYPVLARDRQAMADLVLGALGPLRSARGGAEPLLRTLQVYFDAGCTAAEAARRLSLSVRALTYRLERIHQLTGANPADPMHRYTLQTAVIGARLLGWPEQEI from the coding sequence ATGAGAGCGTATCTGAAGGGGTACGCGGAGATCCTCGCGGACGTCTCCGCCACCGGGCGCCGGATGACCCGGGACGAGATCGAGTCCCGGCGCGCCCTCGGCGAACAGGCCGCCGACCACGGGCACACCCTGCGGACCCTGGTCCGCGCGCACCTCAGGGCCACCCGCGAGGGCTGGCCGCCTCCCCCACGTCATCCCGACAGCCTGCTGGCGGCCGTCGAGCAGGCCGTCGACGCCTTCGCGGAGGGCTACGAACGCGCGCAGCGCCTGGCCGTGCGCCAGGAGGAGGCCGCGCGCCGGGAGTTCATCGACGACCTGCTGTACGGCCGCAGCGACCTGGGGCGGCTCGCCGAGCGGGCGGAGCGGTTCGGGCTGGTGCTGTCCCGCGCGCACGCCGTGGCCGTGGCCGAGGGGCCGGACGCCTACGACGACACCGACCCCGTGACCCGGCGCGTGGAGAGTGCGCTCATCACGCGCTTCGGTGACCGGAACATCCTGCTCACCACGAAGAACGGGCAGTTGGTCTGCATCGCGCCCGGCGACGACCGGGACGTCCTGCTGCACTTCGCCAAGCAGGCCCACGCCGCCACCGACGGCAGCCGGGTGGCCATCGGCCGGCCCCGCACCGGAGCGGGCGGCGTCGTGCACTCCTACGAGGAGGCGCTGAACAGCCTCCAGCTCGCCGAGCGTCTGGGCCTGGACGACCCCGTGGTGCACGCCGCCGACCTGCTCGTGTATCCGGTGCTGGCCCGTGACCGGCAGGCCATGGCCGATCTGGTGCTCGGTGCGCTGGGCCCGCTGCGGAGCGCCCGCGGCGGTGCGGAGCCGCTGCTGCGCACCCTCCAGGTGTACTTCGACGCCGGCTGCACCGCCGCCGAGGCGGCCCGGCGGCTGTCGCTCAGTGTGCGGGCGCTGACCTACCGGCTGGAGCGCATCCACCAGCTGACCGGCGCCAACCCGGCCGACCCCATGCACCGCTACACCCTGCAGACCGCGGTGATCGGCGCGCGCCTGCTGGGCTGGCCCGAACAGGAGATCTGA
- a CDS encoding hotdog fold domain-containing protein: MTTSDAIVVPELYSGYPGVAFGGYVAGVLASACGAGTVRVDFRGPVPVEKPVRLAGTGDGGAELGEAERPLATARPAESALDVPGAPSWEEASAAADRFRAEPPEAVVDCFGCGLRAPEQGLRVYCSPVPGRDLVATAWTPSPVFAGPDGLLPDALVWGALDCPGHWAGRFLGTQRPGAVTASLTGTILRPVTAGEPYVSYAWMLSESGRKHTMGVALATAGGELCALSEALWIDPRPAA; encoded by the coding sequence ATGACGACGAGTGACGCGATCGTGGTGCCCGAGCTGTACTCCGGTTATCCCGGGGTGGCTTTCGGCGGATACGTCGCCGGGGTGCTCGCGAGTGCGTGCGGGGCGGGGACGGTCCGGGTCGACTTCAGGGGGCCGGTGCCGGTCGAGAAGCCCGTCCGGCTGGCCGGGACGGGCGACGGCGGCGCGGAACTGGGCGAGGCGGAGCGGCCGCTGGCGACCGCGCGTCCGGCCGAGTCGGCGCTCGACGTGCCCGGGGCGCCGTCCTGGGAGGAGGCGTCGGCCGCGGCCGACCGGTTCCGGGCCGAGCCGCCGGAGGCGGTCGTCGACTGCTTCGGCTGCGGACTGCGCGCTCCGGAACAGGGTCTGCGGGTGTACTGCTCCCCGGTGCCGGGCCGCGATCTGGTCGCGACGGCCTGGACACCGTCCCCCGTGTTCGCCGGTCCCGACGGGCTGCTGCCCGACGCCCTGGTGTGGGGTGCCCTGGACTGTCCGGGGCACTGGGCGGGCCGTTTCCTGGGCACCCAGCGGCCGGGCGCGGTCACGGCCTCCCTGACGGGGACGATCCTGCGGCCGGTGACGGCGGGCGAGCCGTATGTGTCGTATGCGTGGATGCTGTCGGAGAGCGGCCGCAAGCACACGATGGGTGTGGCCCTGGCGACGGCCGGGGGCGAGCTGTGCGCGCTGTCGGAGGCCCTGTGGATCGACCCGAGGCCGGCCGCCTGA
- a CDS encoding YihY/virulence factor BrkB family protein — protein sequence MSADPHPAAAPHTRRVPETWLPALRRTPLSMWRDDISDYAAALTYYAILALLPALMATVVAFSLIGPDTAEDFIRHVTAYAPGQASGQLHDALARTLSSGTAAWTLLGAGAVSALWSASSYLAVFRRALHRMHGVSDRRSPWRTAPRIVLTAFALLGLLLLSSLVLMLSGPVAEAAGRALALDVMAAWAWTLLRWPLLLCLAALLVVTVFHTGPAQARTRHRSLPGGALAAALWLAVSGLFALYTSALSTYSRLYGSLAGVVVSLIWLWLSNLALLAGAQFTAELGKAEQPKAAVEPRG from the coding sequence ATGTCCGCCGACCCGCACCCCGCCGCCGCGCCGCACACCCGCCGCGTCCCGGAAACCTGGCTGCCCGCCCTGCGCCGCACCCCGCTGTCGATGTGGCGCGACGACATCTCCGACTACGCGGCCGCCCTCACCTACTACGCCATCCTGGCCCTGCTGCCCGCGCTGATGGCCACCGTCGTGGCGTTCAGCCTGATCGGCCCCGACACCGCCGAGGACTTCATCCGGCACGTCACCGCCTACGCCCCCGGACAGGCGAGCGGCCAGCTGCACGACGCCCTCGCCCGCACCCTGAGCAGCGGCACCGCCGCCTGGACGCTGCTGGGCGCGGGCGCGGTGAGCGCGCTGTGGTCCGCGAGCAGTTACCTCGCCGTCTTCCGGCGCGCCCTGCACCGGATGCACGGCGTGTCCGACCGGCGCTCGCCCTGGCGCACCGCCCCTCGCATCGTGCTGACGGCCTTCGCCCTGCTCGGTCTGCTCCTGCTCAGCTCGCTGGTGCTGATGCTGTCCGGCCCTGTCGCCGAGGCCGCCGGGCGGGCCCTCGCACTCGACGTCATGGCCGCCTGGGCGTGGACCCTGCTGCGCTGGCCGCTGCTGCTGTGCCTGGCGGCCCTGCTGGTGGTCACCGTCTTCCACACCGGCCCCGCCCAGGCCCGGACGCGGCACCGCAGCCTGCCCGGTGGCGCCCTGGCCGCCGCGCTGTGGCTCGCCGTCTCCGGCCTCTTCGCCCTCTACACCTCGGCCCTGAGCACCTACAGCAGGCTGTACGGCTCCCTCGCCGGCGTCGTCGTCTCCCTGATCTGGCTGTGGCTGTCCAACCTGGCCCTGCTCGCGGGGGCCCAGTTCACCGCGGAACTGGGCAAGGCCGAACAGCCCAAGGCAGCGGTGGAGCCGCGCGGTTGA
- a CDS encoding serine/threonine-protein kinase yields MSTWEVPGYTGSLELGSGASGRVVLAVHEETGVPVAVKYLSESLRTRPGFVHDFRAEARLLGGLESPYVTGLYEYVESPQGAAIVMELVDGVSLRSLLSREGPLTPEAALAVLKGSLLGLADAHGVGVVHRDYKPENVLVLPDGTSKLVDFGIAVDAGTDAGVAGTPSYMAPEQWTGAPASPAADVYAATATFFECLTGRKPYAGDNIAELALRHVEAPVPAEEAPEPVRELVRRGLAKDPARRPARAAEFVRELEAVAGAAYGADWEERGRDRLAALVALLPLLLPSARGGARGTTDVARTVLGPPPGPSPVRAWLPGRAGLLASAAAVLLGVLLTYGVPFAPDNAARDTARAVATTGARPGAPADGPGTPSPSASSSGSPSVSSSPNVSPTPTATDGASAPTTDSPTGTGSSGTTAPGDTGGTATPTTDAPPTTPTAPAVKDVAVSGFTQTGPTTATATVVVTTDGTGPVSVTVSWSTGNLAGLPGSADGAAQTLTRSGATQYTIPVDHTFQNRGCYWFVQAATDPAAAGGTATQQLLTRQCDLR; encoded by the coding sequence ATGAGTACATGGGAAGTGCCCGGATACACCGGGTCCTTGGAGCTCGGGTCGGGGGCGAGCGGGCGGGTCGTGCTGGCCGTCCACGAGGAGACCGGTGTCCCGGTCGCGGTGAAGTACCTCAGCGAGTCCCTGCGCACGCGGCCGGGTTTCGTGCACGACTTCCGCGCCGAGGCACGGCTGCTGGGCGGGCTGGAGAGCCCGTACGTCACCGGGCTGTACGAGTACGTGGAGAGCCCGCAGGGCGCCGCCATCGTGATGGAGCTGGTGGACGGCGTCTCGCTGCGAAGCCTCCTGAGCCGTGAGGGCCCCCTGACGCCCGAGGCCGCGCTGGCCGTCCTCAAGGGCTCCCTGCTCGGGCTGGCCGACGCGCACGGCGTCGGGGTCGTCCACCGCGACTACAAGCCCGAGAACGTGCTCGTGCTGCCGGACGGGACGTCCAAGCTGGTCGACTTCGGCATCGCCGTGGACGCGGGCACCGACGCCGGGGTGGCGGGCACCCCGTCGTACATGGCGCCGGAGCAGTGGACCGGCGCGCCCGCCTCCCCCGCCGCCGACGTGTACGCGGCGACCGCCACCTTCTTCGAGTGCCTCACGGGCCGCAAGCCGTACGCGGGCGACAACATCGCCGAACTGGCGCTGCGGCACGTCGAGGCGCCCGTGCCGGCGGAGGAGGCGCCCGAGCCGGTACGGGAGCTGGTGCGCCGCGGGCTGGCCAAGGACCCGGCGCGACGCCCCGCGCGGGCCGCGGAGTTCGTCCGCGAGCTCGAGGCGGTCGCGGGTGCCGCGTACGGGGCGGACTGGGAGGAGCGCGGCCGGGACCGGCTCGCGGCGCTGGTCGCCCTGCTGCCCCTGCTGCTGCCCTCGGCCCGGGGCGGCGCGCGCGGCACCACGGACGTCGCGCGCACGGTGCTTGGCCCGCCGCCCGGCCCGAGCCCCGTGCGGGCGTGGCTGCCCGGCCGGGCCGGGCTGCTGGCGTCGGCCGCCGCCGTGCTGCTCGGGGTGCTCCTGACCTACGGGGTCCCGTTCGCCCCGGACAACGCCGCGCGCGACACGGCCCGGGCCGTCGCCACGACCGGCGCCCGGCCCGGCGCGCCGGCGGACGGACCCGGCACGCCGAGCCCGTCCGCCTCCTCGTCCGGATCGCCCTCGGTCTCGTCCTCGCCGAACGTCTCGCCCACCCCGACGGCCACCGACGGCGCCAGTGCCCCGACCACCGACTCCCCCACCGGCACGGGGAGTTCGGGGACCACGGCACCCGGGGACACGGGTGGCACGGCGACGCCCACGACGGACGCGCCGCCCACGACACCCACCGCGCCCGCCGTGAAGGACGTGGCGGTGTCCGGCTTCACGCAGACCGGCCCGACGACGGCCACGGCGACCGTCGTCGTCACCACGGACGGCACCGGCCCGGTCTCCGTCACCGTCTCCTGGTCCACGGGCAACCTCGCCGGGCTGCCCGGCTCCGCCGACGGCGCGGCCCAGACCCTCACCCGCAGCGGTGCCACCCAGTACACGATCCCGGTCGACCACACCTTCCAGAACCGGGGCTGCTACTGGTTCGTACAGGCGGCGACCGATCCCGCCGCCGCGGGCGGGACGGCCACCCAGCAGCTCCTGACCCGGCAGTGTGACCTCCGATGA